The following coding sequences are from one Lipingzhangella halophila window:
- a CDS encoding PucR family transcriptional regulator, protein MRPAANTAQSNTNPLAAIPREIADYLRPHFEGAIDEVTTEIQSSITEYARPDDPTYQHATRAAVTDALHAFLDQIGNPDPPNEELRERFRELGAGEAYEGRSLDSLQTALRTGAVTTWRLITELQLLEPLAFPRRYLGPIAESKFLFQQEMATAAMEGYNRVQARAVGELQRRRGRLLSLLLADTPPAAEAIAELARAAEWRLPTRISVVVLQSRTSDVTGAPVLPTDVLADFDRPDPCLVVPDPDGPGRLRSLGAVLHNWEAAAGPTVGVTQAAESYRRAQDTLALVCAGQLPRDGVVRWNDHLSTLLLFHDPELMTTMAEVRLAPLEELRPTQRDRMAETLLALLQQDFNAKEVASRLHLHPQTVRYRLRNLQRLFGERLRDPDERFELEMVLRARRMTAEAEEVGQHDARWHRSGPSVRSVHAGSPD, encoded by the coding sequence ATGCGTCCCGCAGCGAACACAGCGCAGTCCAACACCAACCCCCTGGCTGCGATCCCCCGTGAGATCGCGGATTATCTACGTCCCCACTTCGAAGGGGCGATCGACGAGGTCACCACGGAGATCCAGTCCAGCATCACCGAGTACGCGCGCCCCGACGACCCCACCTACCAGCACGCCACGCGTGCCGCGGTCACGGACGCGCTCCACGCGTTCCTGGACCAGATCGGTAACCCCGACCCGCCCAACGAGGAGCTGCGCGAACGGTTCCGCGAGCTGGGCGCGGGCGAGGCATACGAGGGACGCAGCCTGGACAGCCTGCAGACGGCCCTGCGAACGGGGGCCGTCACCACCTGGCGGCTGATCACCGAACTCCAGTTGTTGGAGCCGCTGGCGTTCCCCCGCCGCTACCTCGGGCCGATAGCGGAGTCCAAGTTCCTGTTCCAGCAGGAAATGGCCACCGCCGCGATGGAGGGCTACAACAGGGTGCAGGCGCGGGCCGTCGGCGAGCTGCAGCGCCGCCGCGGCCGGCTCCTCAGCCTGCTGCTCGCGGACACCCCGCCGGCCGCGGAGGCGATCGCCGAGCTCGCGCGGGCGGCCGAGTGGCGGCTGCCCACCAGGATCTCGGTGGTGGTACTACAAAGCCGCACCTCCGACGTCACCGGCGCCCCGGTACTACCCACGGATGTGCTCGCGGACTTCGACCGTCCCGACCCCTGCCTGGTGGTCCCCGACCCCGACGGGCCCGGGCGGCTGCGGTCGCTGGGCGCGGTGCTGCACAACTGGGAGGCCGCCGCTGGCCCCACTGTGGGGGTCACCCAGGCGGCGGAGTCCTACCGGCGGGCGCAGGACACGCTGGCGCTGGTGTGCGCCGGACAGTTGCCGCGCGACGGCGTCGTCCGGTGGAACGATCACCTGAGCACCCTGCTGCTGTTCCATGACCCCGAGCTCATGACCACCATGGCGGAGGTGCGTCTCGCCCCTCTGGAGGAGCTGCGCCCGACCCAGCGCGACCGGATGGCCGAGACCCTGCTGGCCCTGCTGCAGCAGGATTTCAACGCCAAGGAGGTGGCCTCCCGGCTGCACCTGCATCCGCAGACCGTGCGCTACCGGTTGCGGAACCTGCAGCGGCTTTTCGGCGAGCGGCTCCGCGACCCCGACGAACGGTTCGAGCTGGAGATGGTGTTACGGGCCCGCCGCATGACGGCCGAGGCCGAGGAGGTGGGACAGCACGACGCGCGTTGGCACCGCTCCGGCCCATCGGTCCGGAGCGTCCACGCCGGCTCGCCCGACTAG
- the ccrA gene encoding crotonyl-CoA carboxylase/reductase, which produces MSELVDGVLAGAPGEELARLPLPETFRAVYLRKEDVGMFGDEAVPDVRRSMHVGEVGFPELAPDEVVVAVMASGINYNTAWSAMFQPVPTFTFLEHYGRQDRWGARHDLDYQVVGSDAAGIIVRTGSAVRQWRPGDRVVVIPSTDDSAELNPANTTKIPRAWGYETNFGGLADFTVVKMDQLLPKPNHLTWEEAAINTLCAMTAYRMLVGPHGARMKQGDIVLLWGAAGGLGSYGVQLVKNGGGIPVAVVSSDRKARLVRELGCDVVLDRREFGDTDGALREPKTWRRIGRAIRDAVGEDPHIVFEHTGRETFSASVFLARSGGTVVTCGSSSGYRHEYDNRYLWMNLKSIVGSHGASPAEAAETNRLFSLGALIPALSASHPLEEAGEATRSVQLGEHLGKVAVRCLAPHDGLGIEDHELRARIDEERLTLFRKL; this is translated from the coding sequence ATGTCCGAACTCGTCGATGGTGTCCTCGCCGGCGCCCCGGGCGAGGAACTCGCCCGTCTCCCGTTGCCCGAGACCTTCCGCGCGGTCTACCTGCGCAAGGAGGACGTTGGGATGTTCGGCGACGAAGCCGTCCCCGACGTCCGCCGCTCAATGCACGTGGGCGAGGTCGGCTTCCCCGAGCTCGCGCCCGATGAGGTGGTTGTCGCCGTCATGGCGTCCGGGATCAACTACAACACGGCCTGGTCAGCCATGTTCCAGCCGGTGCCCACCTTCACCTTCCTGGAGCACTACGGCCGCCAGGACCGCTGGGGGGCCCGCCACGACCTCGACTATCAGGTCGTGGGCTCCGACGCCGCCGGGATCATCGTCCGCACCGGATCGGCGGTGCGCCAATGGAGACCCGGCGACCGGGTCGTGGTCATCCCCTCCACCGACGACTCCGCGGAGCTCAACCCCGCCAACACCACGAAGATCCCGCGGGCGTGGGGGTACGAGACCAACTTCGGCGGCCTCGCTGACTTCACCGTGGTAAAGATGGACCAGCTGCTGCCCAAGCCGAACCACCTGACCTGGGAGGAAGCGGCGATCAACACACTGTGCGCCATGACCGCCTACCGCATGCTGGTGGGCCCCCACGGCGCTCGGATGAAGCAGGGCGACATCGTGCTGCTCTGGGGCGCGGCAGGCGGGCTGGGCAGCTACGGCGTGCAGCTCGTCAAGAACGGCGGTGGTATCCCGGTGGCCGTCGTCAGCTCCGACCGCAAGGCGCGCCTGGTGCGCGAACTGGGCTGTGACGTCGTCCTGGACCGGCGGGAGTTCGGCGACACCGATGGCGCCCTGCGCGAACCGAAAACGTGGCGCCGCATCGGCAGGGCGATCCGCGACGCGGTGGGAGAGGACCCGCACATCGTGTTCGAGCACACCGGGCGGGAGACCTTCAGCGCGTCGGTGTTCCTGGCTCGTTCCGGCGGAACCGTGGTGACCTGCGGTTCCAGTAGTGGCTACCGACACGAGTACGACAACCGCTACCTGTGGATGAACCTCAAGAGCATCGTGGGCAGCCATGGCGCGAGCCCGGCCGAGGCCGCCGAGACGAACCGGCTCTTCTCGCTGGGCGCGCTCATCCCCGCGCTGTCAGCGTCGCACCCCCTGGAGGAGGCGGGGGAGGCGACCCGGTCCGTCCAGCTCGGCGAGCACCTCGGCAAGGTGGCGGTGCGCTGCCTGGCCCCACACGACGGCCTCGGCATCGAGGACCACGAGCTTCGCGCGCGCATCGACGAGGAGCGGTTGACGCTGTTCCGCAAGCTGTGA
- a CDS encoding type I polyketide synthase, with amino-acid sequence MRDILVERVAEKHGLDPREVRTDLPLADYGVTSTDAVSVAGELEEVTGHPLPPTLLWEHPTIDRLCDALAGGEPTGNAQRPAAAPREGERDAGHAAVAVVGAGCRFPGASGIADFGSLLQEGRDAVREVPEGRWDHYDDGSPDVTRILAGTTRRGGYLDEIHGFDTEFFRIARAEAGAMDPQQRILLEVAWEALEHAAIPPARLSGGRTGVFIGASSTEYGHLTMGDLTRIEGWSAPGAALSIIANRLSYLLDLRGPSMTIDTACSSSLVAVHTAVRALRAGECDTALTGGVNVLLSPAVTIAFDRGGGTSPDGTCRAFDAAANGMVRGEGCGVVVLKRLRDARRDGDRVLAVIRGSAVNSDGSSSGLVAPNPEAQRDVVRAACADAGVEPTAIGYVEAHGTGTPLGDPIEASALGAVLGRRRPAEAPLLIGSVKANLGHLEAAAGSAGLIKAVLSVSAGTIPATPHFTEPSPHIDFSGERLEVVARTRPWPGRGESPRIAGVSSFGFGGTNAHVIVEQAAEDPSSAPAHTQPTADAARTPEPGAVRVMPLTDISGDRVRSYATELAQWLESPAAGGVALGDVARTLSRRAGRGPVGSAVLATDTDELVTGLRALAEGRDSPDVVSGRTRPRSGGRPVWVFSGFGAGLPPSAGRLRNEEPEFARAVEHLDPLLRDETSTSLSAALDCDTSELPLHVAQPAIFGVQLALARMWTAYGVRPAAVVGHSMGEVAAAVVAGALTEREGVRVMAVRSALLQCLAGEVDDAGAMALAEISAAEAPELLSGYPDVHVAVYSAPDQTVFTGDAEQVADLVESCGRRGRFAKTLRTPGAGHSPGVDPVLAPLRKRLASLVGHDAAVPFYSTVHEDPRKTPECDAGYWAANLRSPVRFTQAIAAAAADGHTAFTEISAHPLVTHSIGTTVENGDALVTPTLRRDNGHREFHRSLARLRLAGHAPHETAPGRVVSLPPAPWRRTSCPPPEPAPRGVSGTHPLLGAPTGVPGENRLVAEADIGTAVLPWIAPDVPGGPEEHPPILQAGHVAETAVAAGAHSLGREPAELAVASLELDRLLPLDDHTAITTTARALRTDAARVEIHARDAAGVWQCHATAVVTAAPDPCAHETGAAGAIEVVVGQAPPVSREPRIPPALLAACVTAAGPVDTRDKRHIAVAAAGVRLWPRDPARGEDGSVRAWVTPGAGDLTIADAQGRLLARIDSVTYRAVHPDTVPTPLNPKLFATEWVEEPPPQAAEDARPGQAHWRVIAPCPGTLAEFLRAELEADGLGPESGELDSERGSATPATGDREPEQLAAVIDIPAGTSDPAVSEDIVRDATRLVQDALARSPQPQRVWFVTRGALPSEPGRADRHGSPAAACLRGLVRVLALEHPALNVTLVDIDEPDAAAAAALARVEFTAGATDDEVSWCDGTRRVARLARTPLAVPWKPGSAGPRRPFVRPGAGYIVTGGYGGLGLSVAELLARRGAGRVVLSGRSGPSADAAVEIERIRGTGCAVEVVLGDISADGTAQALVAAAQADGTPLSGVVHAAGLIEDRLVTDIDDTDLRRVFAPKARGAWRLHEATAGADLDWWVAFSSAAALVGSPGQGTYAAANAWLDAFTAWRRSQGLPATTINWGVWSGAGAAPGDVRALRPFTPAEGLEALEALLGAGRDSTGVIGFQPARSAAMFPELLRIPFFGGVLSGALPDTALAATGSDWPGPHALHGREPAQAWRLAAQRLRASVAGVLGCDPETIGDTVPLVDYGFDSLAAIRVKSIVEYDFGVAVPTRDLLTGQTLADAETLLAGLLDLEAPRAEEAQRDRSGGGTAPRPVGPRDAAERLAARVIEEALDTGPISVLDDLTALGATPDRFDRIHERLESETGARLDARELFATPTAERVADVVRTLDTDAVASSPGLRTLQTGDGRPPLFLAHPAGGTTGVYRTLAQLLGTGQPVHGLERFTDQVGVTERAARYVRMIREFRPEGPYRVGGWSFGGAVAYEMARQLAADDAEVDLLVLLDAGIPRPTGEDERRRISARRYADFADYLERTYGRPVPVDHAALARLDEDDQLTAVLEAMERSGVNELLGSAILEHQWTSHEDTRALEDYRPDGAPYAGRTVLYSATQPTPWAVHDPRYDSLDEARGWDRLCADLRIVRVDAHHLNLLDPPAVGRIARDLAPLLQRIGQEER; translated from the coding sequence GTGCGGGACATTCTCGTCGAGCGCGTCGCCGAAAAGCACGGGCTCGACCCCCGCGAGGTGCGAACCGACCTGCCGCTGGCGGACTACGGTGTGACCTCCACGGACGCCGTCTCCGTCGCGGGCGAGCTGGAGGAGGTGACCGGGCACCCGCTGCCGCCCACCCTGCTCTGGGAGCACCCCACCATCGACCGGCTCTGCGATGCCCTGGCCGGCGGTGAGCCCACGGGGAACGCGCAACGGCCCGCCGCCGCGCCGCGGGAAGGGGAACGGGACGCGGGCCATGCCGCTGTCGCCGTCGTCGGCGCCGGCTGCCGCTTTCCCGGCGCGTCCGGCATCGCCGACTTCGGCTCCCTGCTGCAGGAGGGCCGGGACGCTGTCCGCGAGGTGCCCGAGGGCCGGTGGGACCACTACGACGACGGCTCTCCGGATGTGACCCGGATCCTCGCCGGCACTACGCGGCGCGGCGGGTACCTCGACGAGATCCACGGCTTCGACACCGAGTTCTTCCGCATCGCCCGGGCCGAGGCCGGGGCGATGGACCCGCAGCAGCGCATCCTGCTGGAGGTCGCGTGGGAGGCGCTGGAACACGCCGCGATCCCGCCGGCGCGGCTGAGCGGTGGCCGCACCGGCGTGTTCATCGGGGCGTCCTCGACCGAGTACGGGCACCTGACCATGGGCGATCTCACCCGGATCGAGGGGTGGAGCGCGCCGGGAGCCGCGCTGAGCATCATCGCCAACCGGCTCTCCTACCTGCTGGACCTGCGCGGGCCCAGCATGACCATCGACACCGCGTGCTCCTCCTCTCTGGTGGCGGTGCACACGGCCGTCCGTGCCCTGCGAGCGGGCGAGTGCGACACCGCGCTGACCGGGGGAGTGAACGTGCTGCTGTCCCCCGCGGTCACCATCGCCTTCGACCGAGGCGGAGGCACGTCGCCGGATGGGACGTGCCGGGCGTTCGACGCAGCGGCGAACGGCATGGTGCGCGGCGAGGGCTGCGGGGTGGTGGTGCTCAAGCGGCTCCGCGACGCCCGGCGCGACGGCGACCGCGTGCTGGCGGTCATCCGCGGGTCGGCGGTCAACTCCGACGGCAGCTCCTCCGGCCTGGTGGCGCCCAATCCGGAGGCGCAGCGGGACGTGGTGCGCGCGGCCTGCGCGGACGCAGGTGTGGAGCCGACGGCCATCGGTTATGTGGAGGCCCACGGAACCGGGACTCCACTCGGTGACCCCATCGAGGCGTCGGCCCTCGGCGCCGTCCTGGGCAGGCGTCGTCCCGCGGAGGCCCCCCTGCTCATCGGCTCTGTCAAGGCCAACCTCGGCCACCTGGAGGCGGCGGCGGGCAGCGCCGGGCTGATCAAGGCCGTCCTTTCCGTTAGTGCCGGCACCATTCCCGCCACACCGCACTTCACCGAGCCCAGCCCGCACATCGACTTCTCGGGTGAGCGGCTGGAGGTCGTCGCCCGTACCCGCCCATGGCCGGGCCGCGGGGAGAGCCCCCGCATCGCCGGTGTCTCCTCCTTCGGTTTCGGCGGCACGAACGCCCACGTCATCGTCGAGCAGGCCGCCGAGGACCCATCCTCGGCCCCGGCTCACACGCAGCCGACCGCCGACGCCGCCCGCACCCCCGAACCGGGCGCGGTGCGGGTCATGCCCCTCACCGACATCTCCGGCGACCGCGTCCGTTCCTACGCCACCGAACTGGCTCAGTGGCTGGAGTCGCCCGCCGCCGGCGGCGTCGCCCTCGGCGATGTCGCCCGCACGCTCTCCCGGCGCGCCGGGCGCGGTCCGGTCGGATCGGCCGTACTCGCCACCGACACCGACGAGCTCGTCACTGGCCTGCGCGCCCTCGCCGAAGGCCGGGACAGCCCGGACGTCGTCTCCGGCCGCACGCGGCCCCGATCCGGGGGCAGACCAGTGTGGGTCTTCTCCGGGTTCGGAGCCGGGCTGCCTCCGTCAGCGGGCCGGCTCCGCAATGAGGAGCCCGAGTTCGCCAGGGCCGTCGAGCACCTCGACCCGCTCCTGCGGGACGAGACGAGTACGAGCCTGTCCGCCGCGCTCGACTGCGATACCAGCGAGCTCCCGCTGCACGTGGCCCAGCCGGCGATCTTCGGTGTGCAGCTCGCCCTGGCCCGGATGTGGACCGCCTACGGGGTGCGCCCGGCCGCGGTCGTCGGCCACTCCATGGGGGAGGTCGCCGCCGCGGTCGTCGCGGGCGCGCTCACCGAGCGCGAAGGGGTCCGCGTTATGGCGGTCCGCTCCGCGCTGCTGCAGTGCCTCGCCGGCGAGGTCGACGACGCCGGCGCTATGGCCCTGGCCGAGATCTCGGCGGCGGAAGCGCCGGAACTGCTGTCCGGCTACCCCGACGTGCACGTGGCGGTGTACTCCGCTCCCGACCAGACGGTGTTCACCGGCGACGCCGAACAGGTCGCCGACCTGGTCGAGAGCTGCGGGCGACGAGGGCGCTTCGCCAAGACCCTGCGAACCCCCGGCGCCGGGCACTCTCCGGGGGTCGACCCGGTGCTCGCCCCATTGCGCAAGCGGCTGGCCTCACTGGTCGGCCACGACGCGGCCGTGCCGTTCTACAGCACCGTGCACGAGGACCCGCGCAAGACACCGGAGTGCGACGCCGGCTACTGGGCCGCGAACCTGCGCTCGCCGGTCCGGTTCACGCAGGCGATCGCCGCGGCCGCGGCCGACGGACACACCGCGTTCACCGAGATCTCCGCGCACCCCCTGGTCACCCACTCGATCGGGACCACCGTCGAGAACGGGGACGCACTCGTCACACCCACACTGCGGCGCGACAACGGGCACCGGGAGTTCCACCGTTCGCTCGCCCGGCTCCGGCTCGCCGGCCACGCTCCCCACGAGACGGCCCCCGGCCGTGTCGTGAGCCTGCCGCCGGCCCCGTGGCGGCGTACCTCCTGCCCACCGCCGGAACCCGCGCCCCGCGGAGTGTCCGGTACGCATCCGCTGCTCGGCGCCCCGACCGGGGTCCCCGGAGAGAACCGCCTGGTTGCCGAGGCCGACATCGGTACCGCGGTGCTTCCGTGGATCGCCCCCGACGTACCCGGCGGTCCGGAAGAGCACCCGCCGATCCTGCAGGCCGGGCACGTGGCCGAGACCGCCGTGGCCGCTGGTGCCCACTCATTGGGCCGCGAGCCCGCCGAGCTCGCGGTCGCCTCCCTGGAGCTGGACCGCCTGCTCCCGCTGGACGACCACACCGCCATCACCACCACCGCGCGCGCCCTCAGGACCGATGCGGCGCGTGTGGAGATCCACGCTCGCGATGCGGCGGGCGTGTGGCAGTGCCACGCGACGGCCGTGGTCACCGCTGCCCCCGACCCTTGTGCCCACGAAACCGGTGCGGCCGGCGCGATCGAGGTCGTCGTCGGGCAGGCTCCGCCCGTAAGCCGCGAGCCCCGTATCCCCCCGGCGCTGCTGGCGGCCTGCGTTACCGCGGCCGGGCCGGTGGACACGCGGGACAAGCGGCACATCGCGGTCGCGGCGGCGGGCGTCCGCCTGTGGCCGCGCGACCCCGCGCGCGGCGAGGACGGATCCGTTCGCGCCTGGGTGACACCCGGAGCCGGCGACCTCACGATCGCCGACGCACAGGGACGCCTCCTCGCCCGGATCGACAGCGTCACCTACCGTGCCGTGCACCCCGACACCGTGCCCACACCTCTGAACCCCAAGCTGTTCGCCACCGAATGGGTGGAAGAGCCGCCGCCCCAGGCCGCGGAGGACGCGCGGCCGGGCCAGGCCCACTGGCGTGTCATCGCCCCCTGCCCGGGCACCCTGGCCGAGTTCCTGCGCGCCGAACTCGAAGCCGACGGCCTCGGCCCGGAGAGCGGGGAGCTCGACTCCGAGCGTGGCTCGGCCACTCCCGCCACGGGTGACCGGGAGCCCGAGCAGCTTGCGGCGGTCATCGACATCCCGGCCGGAACCAGCGATCCCGCCGTGTCCGAGGACATCGTCCGCGACGCGACGCGTCTGGTGCAGGACGCGCTCGCGCGATCGCCGCAGCCACAGCGGGTCTGGTTCGTGACCCGCGGGGCGCTGCCGTCCGAACCCGGACGCGCGGACCGGCACGGCAGCCCGGCCGCGGCCTGCCTGCGCGGGCTGGTGCGGGTCCTGGCGCTGGAACACCCCGCGCTCAACGTGACCCTCGTGGACATCGATGAGCCCGACGCCGCCGCCGCGGCGGCGCTGGCCCGGGTCGAGTTCACCGCCGGAGCCACCGATGACGAGGTGTCCTGGTGCGACGGCACCCGGCGTGTCGCCCGGCTAGCCCGAACCCCCCTCGCGGTGCCCTGGAAACCCGGCTCCGCAGGGCCCCGCCGGCCCTTTGTGCGACCCGGCGCCGGCTACATCGTCACCGGCGGATACGGAGGTCTCGGGCTCTCCGTAGCGGAGCTGCTCGCCCGGCGCGGCGCCGGACGGGTCGTCCTGAGCGGGCGCTCCGGGCCGTCGGCCGACGCCGCGGTCGAGATCGAGCGGATCCGCGGAACCGGGTGCGCGGTCGAGGTCGTCCTCGGGGACATCTCCGCGGACGGCACGGCGCAGGCTCTCGTGGCCGCGGCGCAGGCCGACGGGACACCCCTGAGCGGTGTCGTGCACGCCGCCGGCCTCATTGAGGACCGGCTCGTCACCGACATCGACGACACCGACCTGCGGCGGGTCTTCGCCCCGAAAGCACGCGGTGCGTGGCGGTTGCACGAGGCCACCGCCGGTGCCGACCTGGACTGGTGGGTCGCCTTCTCCTCCGCGGCGGCCCTGGTGGGGTCCCCCGGCCAGGGCACCTACGCCGCCGCCAACGCCTGGCTCGACGCGTTCACCGCCTGGCGCCGCTCCCAAGGGCTGCCCGCCACCACCATCAACTGGGGAGTGTGGTCCGGCGCGGGCGCCGCCCCCGGCGACGTGCGCGCGCTGCGCCCCTTCACCCCCGCCGAAGGTCTGGAGGCCCTGGAGGCCCTGCTGGGTGCGGGACGCGACTCCACCGGCGTCATCGGGTTCCAACCGGCCCGCTCCGCCGCCATGTTCCCCGAACTGCTCCGTATCCCGTTCTTCGGCGGTGTGCTGAGCGGTGCGCTCCCGGACACAGCACTGGCCGCGACCGGATCGGACTGGCCCGGTCCGCATGCGCTGCACGGCCGGGAACCGGCGCAGGCATGGCGGCTGGCGGCGCAGCGGCTGCGCGCCAGTGTCGCCGGTGTCCTCGGCTGCGACCCCGAAACGATCGGGGACACCGTGCCCCTCGTCGACTACGGCTTCGACTCGCTGGCCGCGATCCGCGTCAAGAGCATCGTCGAGTACGACTTCGGTGTCGCCGTGCCCACCAGGGACCTCCTCACCGGGCAGACGCTCGCCGACGCCGAGACCCTCCTGGCCGGGCTACTCGATCTCGAGGCCCCCCGCGCCGAGGAGGCCCAGCGGGACCGGTCGGGCGGTGGCACGGCTCCCCGACCCGTCGGGCCGCGCGACGCCGCCGAACGGCTCGCCGCGCGCGTCATCGAGGAGGCGCTCGACACCGGCCCCATCAGCGTGCTCGACGACCTCACCGCGCTCGGCGCCACCCCGGACCGGTTCGACCGGATCCACGAACGGCTCGAATCCGAGACCGGCGCCCGGCTCGATGCCCGGGAACTGTTCGCGACTCCGACCGCCGAGCGCGTCGCCGACGTTGTGCGCACGCTCGACACGGACGCGGTGGCGTCGTCCCCGGGCCTGCGCACCCTCCAGACCGGCGACGGCCGCCCGCCCCTGTTCCTCGCCCACCCCGCCGGCGGCACGACGGGCGTCTACCGGACACTCGCCCAACTGCTCGGGACCGGCCAGCCCGTCCACGGCCTGGAACGCTTCACCGACCAGGTGGGCGTCACCGAGCGCGCGGCCCGCTACGTCCGGATGATCCGCGAGTTCCGTCCCGAGGGGCCCTACCGCGTCGGCGGCTGGTCGTTCGGTGGGGCCGTCGCCTACGAGATGGCGCGCCAGCTCGCCGCCGACGACGCGGAGGTCGACCTCCTCGTGCTGCTCGACGCCGGCATCCCGCGGCCCACAGGGGAGGACGAGCGCCGCCGGATCTCGGCGCGTCGCTACGCCGACTTCGCCGACTACCTGGAGAGGACCTACGGGCGCCCCGTCCCGGTCGACCACGCCGCACTGGCCCGGCTCGACGAGGACGACCAGCTCACCGCGGTACTCGAAGCCATGGAACGCTCCGGTGTCAACGAGCTCCTCGGGTCCGCGATCCTGGAGCACCAGTGGACCTCCCATGAGGACACCCGGGCGCTGGAGGACTACCGCCCCGACGGCGCTCCCTATGCCGGGAGGACCGTGCTCTACAGCGCCACCCAGCCCACGCCCTGGGCGGTGCACGACCCGCGTTACGACAGCCTCGACGAGGCCCGCGGGTGGGATCGCCTCTGCGCCGACCTGCGGATCGTGCGTGTCGACGCCCATCACCTGAACCTGCTGGACCCGCCCGCGGTAGGCCGGATCGCGCGTGATCTGGCCCCGCTTCTTCAGCGAATCGGCCAAGAAGAAAGGTGA
- a CDS encoding isochorismatase family protein, protein MRTLIVVDVQNDFCEGGSMGVTGGANVASAVSRLIEEHRGDYAYVVATRDYHIDPGAHFSDHPDFVDSWPRHCVVGSSGAEFHPGFDASVADAVFSKGEYTAAYSGFEGAAADGSLLAEWLRQRGVTEVDVVGIATDHCVRATALDAAAAGFTTRVLLGLTAGVTRETVDSALQQMRDADVALDGEPVVA, encoded by the coding sequence ATGCGGACACTGATCGTCGTCGATGTGCAGAACGACTTCTGCGAGGGCGGAAGTATGGGAGTCACGGGCGGCGCAAACGTCGCCTCGGCGGTCTCCCGCCTCATCGAGGAGCACCGCGGTGACTACGCGTACGTGGTCGCCACCCGCGACTACCACATCGACCCGGGCGCGCACTTCTCCGACCACCCGGACTTCGTGGACTCCTGGCCCCGGCACTGCGTTGTGGGGTCGTCCGGCGCCGAGTTCCATCCGGGCTTCGACGCCTCGGTGGCGGACGCCGTCTTCAGCAAGGGCGAGTACACGGCCGCCTACAGCGGTTTCGAGGGCGCGGCGGCCGACGGCTCCCTGCTGGCGGAGTGGCTGCGCCAGCGCGGCGTCACCGAAGTCGACGTCGTGGGGATCGCGACCGACCACTGCGTCCGGGCAACCGCGCTGGACGCGGCCGCCGCCGGGTTCACCACGCGCGTGCTGCTCGGCCTGACCGCGGGCGTCACCCGGGAAACGGTCGACTCCGCCCTACAGCAGATGCGCGACGCGGACGTGGCCCTGGATGGGGAACCCGTCGTGGCCTGA